One Verrucomicrobiota bacterium DNA segment encodes these proteins:
- a CDS encoding GNAT family N-acetyltransferase — MKATKHSFQTLTESHPALDQIVDWLYQEWGKVQGDSSFAIKEKLLLECDCPTSQVAMEETVPVGFIWLNRYQLPEHEKPEIWINGLFIPPEHRRKGIASSLMKRAEQLAKGFEKKMYAYTDIPELYLRQGWQIYKPKDNTGNTTLIRNLECGS; from the coding sequence ATGAAGGCGACAAAACATTCATTTCAGACTCTGACAGAAAGTCATCCGGCCTTGGACCAAATCGTTGATTGGTTGTATCAGGAATGGGGTAAAGTTCAGGGGGATTCATCTTTCGCCATCAAAGAAAAACTGTTGTTGGAATGTGATTGTCCGACCTCACAAGTTGCCATGGAAGAAACTGTTCCTGTCGGTTTCATTTGGTTGAACCGTTATCAATTGCCCGAGCATGAGAAACCTGAAATCTGGATCAATGGTCTATTCATTCCTCCTGAACATCGGAGAAAAGGAATCGCTTCCTCGCTCATGAAACGTGCAGAGCAGTTGGCGAAGGGTTTTGAGAAAAAGATGTATGCCTATACGGATATACCCGAGTTATACCTCCGTCAGGGATGGCAGATCTATAAGCCCAAAGATAACACAGGAAACACTACGCTGATTCGTAATTTAGAATGTGGCTCGTAA
- a CDS encoding neutral/alkaline non-lysosomal ceramidase N-terminal domain-containing protein produces MRPNYIFPIITFSCCFLVTACSKVKTPDGQTSESPSTLHVGVATIDITPDEPIRLSGYGSRRELSEGVKGKLSAKALAIGDGDEPALIVTLDLIGVPDWLKASVVKELNIPASKIAICATHTHSGPHLKNVLDPIFMADIPSDHWSGIERYSAKLADMVAEVCRQAIKNLKPGSLAWGEGEVGFAGNRRVLENGQWTGFGNQPDGPVDHSLPVMRINDTHGDLLAVLTNYACHCTTLGGNFNEIHGDWAGEAQRLLEQRHPGVTAMIAIGCGADSNPNPRGSMEEVLQHGKTLADEVDRIIKGKMTPLSTVPETRLEHITLPFDPLPTREEWVTHANSEIISNYYAQQVLKRLDQGETLPTSMEYPIQTWTFGTDLAMVFLAGEVVVDYSIKLKERFDKKRLWVSAYANAIPSYIASRRLYDEGGYEVDRSMYFYDKPQRLSPDTEDLVLDEVLQQIPHTFYSESTLDFMPAPTSKEEALATMEIHSNLQIELVAAEPLVMDPIDVAWGPDGRMWVVEMADYPLGLDGKGQGGGRIRYLVDSNKDGQYDQSTLFLDAIPFPTSVFPWKDGVLITTPPDILYARDTDDDGKADSITPLYTGFNLGNQQHLVNGMQWGLDGWIYLANGDSGGNVRPIGSDKAIDIDGRDLRIKPETGQIEAILGRSQYGRNRDSWGNWFGNSNSYPGWHFALDDQYLNRNPHVNYASSRVFLPEIATAGPVFPISKTLSRFNDYEKSNRFTSACGFMIYEDSALGEAFVRNSFVAEPVHNLVSRAVLFANGTSFRSERAPEEQDSEFLRSTDNWFRPTSIRSGPDGALYITDMYRLAIEHPEWIPEDWQRKLNLREGHDKGRIYRISKKGAKQTQIPDFDKLNTPKLVVMLDSDVRWQRDQAHQLLLLRNDSGINPALVTMVRNGRLPEARGQALSVLSQLNGLTKNAVLGALSDSAAGVRIQALKLSTTFIEDEEILNKIIGLADYDDAQVRMQVAYSLGESSSTLASETLLKIAKENATDDLMTSAVLSSAIPHQLTLAVKLGSDVLNPELKPFLRGLIQTATGTKNHTALPTLLNSILTRTTDHPVINNLTAYLDYRTVLNRFSNGRSWVANQNQDLNRKEGEIFTTAYSIANDPKATTDQRKLALQVLSFQEDGKAANTELAFQLLGPSNPTELQLASVDSLALLLGAQAPEKLLENWKAHSPKVRSKIVDTLLSRNNWTIELLKTAAIQTDIAKSFSITQSNQLSNHRDPTISQLAETVFQQTTNSNRQQLIEDYQPVLNLVGDPNAGRGHFTNLCSSCHAMDGIGVDVGPNLTALSDKSSPALLIAILDPNRAVEDKFNQFIATSTNNETAVGILSDESTSSVTLTTTGGLKQTMLRQNMRSLESSSMSLMPEGLELGLDHQAMADLLAFLNASDDSLKIRTDADGSIGLTANRGKAMGPSVYYNSDQSSFDYVSESDTLEWTAYDLKAGYYDIFADAAMAVEYAGRPFKLSINDNFVTGAVVYSGGVDRFRQRKFGNVLIEEDIPKAVFKLQHQLDGPQLSLRELRLIPVP; encoded by the coding sequence ATGAGGCCGAATTACATTTTCCCGATTATCACCTTCAGTTGCTGCTTTCTGGTAACTGCCTGTTCGAAAGTCAAAACGCCCGATGGCCAAACTTCGGAGTCACCCTCAACCTTGCATGTCGGTGTCGCAACCATCGACATTACTCCAGACGAACCTATTCGCTTAAGCGGTTATGGAAGCCGAAGAGAATTATCGGAAGGGGTAAAAGGAAAATTGTCGGCCAAGGCATTGGCAATTGGCGATGGAGATGAGCCTGCCCTTATTGTAACCCTCGACCTGATAGGCGTTCCCGACTGGTTAAAGGCAAGCGTTGTAAAAGAGCTGAACATCCCCGCCTCGAAAATCGCTATTTGCGCGACCCATACTCACTCAGGACCTCACCTGAAAAATGTCCTGGATCCTATTTTCATGGCCGATATTCCAAGCGACCACTGGTCAGGCATTGAACGATATTCTGCAAAACTCGCCGATATGGTTGCGGAGGTCTGTCGCCAGGCAATCAAAAATCTCAAGCCAGGTTCATTGGCCTGGGGCGAAGGCGAAGTAGGTTTTGCCGGGAATCGTCGTGTCCTTGAAAATGGCCAATGGACGGGCTTTGGGAACCAGCCAGACGGACCCGTCGATCATTCGCTACCCGTGATGCGAATCAATGACACACACGGAGACCTTTTGGCCGTCCTGACAAACTACGCCTGCCATTGCACTACCTTGGGCGGGAACTTTAACGAGATCCATGGTGACTGGGCAGGTGAAGCGCAGCGTTTGCTTGAGCAGAGGCATCCGGGTGTTACGGCCATGATCGCCATCGGTTGCGGGGCCGATTCAAACCCCAATCCCCGGGGCAGCATGGAGGAGGTTCTTCAACACGGTAAAACGCTGGCAGACGAAGTGGATCGTATCATAAAAGGCAAAATGACTCCGTTATCAACTGTTCCGGAAACCCGGCTTGAACATATCACTCTCCCCTTCGATCCGTTGCCGACCCGTGAAGAATGGGTAACGCACGCAAATTCCGAAATAATATCGAACTACTATGCACAACAGGTTCTGAAGCGGTTGGATCAGGGAGAAACTTTACCGACCTCCATGGAATACCCGATCCAGACCTGGACCTTCGGGACAGACTTGGCCATGGTCTTTCTCGCTGGAGAAGTTGTCGTCGATTACTCCATCAAACTGAAAGAGCGATTTGACAAAAAACGACTTTGGGTAAGCGCCTATGCCAACGCAATTCCCTCCTATATTGCTTCGAGACGCTTGTATGATGAAGGCGGGTACGAGGTTGATAGATCCATGTATTTCTATGATAAACCACAACGACTGTCTCCCGATACCGAGGACCTGGTGCTCGACGAAGTGTTGCAACAGATTCCCCATACCTTCTACTCGGAATCCACCCTGGATTTTATGCCGGCACCGACCTCAAAGGAAGAGGCATTAGCGACGATGGAGATTCATTCCAATTTGCAAATTGAGTTGGTCGCAGCTGAACCACTGGTCATGGATCCGATCGATGTCGCCTGGGGACCCGATGGACGCATGTGGGTTGTCGAAATGGCTGACTATCCTTTGGGCCTTGACGGAAAAGGACAAGGCGGTGGTCGCATTCGATATCTGGTCGATAGCAACAAGGACGGACAGTACGACCAATCGACGCTTTTTCTGGATGCCATCCCCTTCCCCACTTCCGTCTTTCCGTGGAAGGACGGAGTGCTGATTACCACTCCACCGGATATTCTTTACGCGCGCGATACAGATGACGATGGCAAGGCGGATTCAATCACTCCTCTTTATACCGGCTTCAACCTGGGAAACCAACAGCACCTGGTCAACGGCATGCAATGGGGGCTTGATGGATGGATATATCTGGCCAATGGCGATAGCGGTGGAAACGTTCGACCCATAGGCTCCGATAAAGCCATCGACATCGATGGACGCGATTTACGTATCAAACCGGAAACCGGTCAGATCGAAGCCATTTTGGGCCGTTCACAGTATGGCCGAAATCGCGACTCCTGGGGAAACTGGTTTGGGAACAGTAACTCGTACCCAGGCTGGCACTTCGCACTCGATGATCAGTATCTCAACAGAAACCCTCACGTGAATTATGCATCTTCCCGGGTCTTCTTACCGGAGATCGCTACAGCAGGACCGGTGTTTCCCATCAGCAAAACACTCAGCCGATTTAATGATTACGAAAAATCAAACCGCTTTACCTCAGCTTGTGGATTTATGATTTACGAGGACTCTGCATTGGGTGAGGCGTTTGTCCGGAATTCATTTGTGGCTGAGCCGGTTCACAATCTGGTGTCCCGCGCTGTGTTGTTTGCCAACGGCACAAGCTTCAGAAGCGAACGAGCCCCAGAGGAACAAGATTCCGAGTTTTTAAGATCCACCGATAATTGGTTCCGTCCAACATCCATTAGAAGCGGCCCGGATGGAGCCCTCTATATCACCGACATGTATCGTCTGGCCATCGAACATCCCGAGTGGATTCCGGAGGACTGGCAGCGAAAGCTGAACTTACGCGAAGGACACGACAAAGGACGCATCTACCGTATTTCGAAAAAAGGAGCCAAGCAGACCCAGATTCCTGATTTCGATAAGCTGAACACGCCCAAATTGGTTGTGATGCTGGATTCCGATGTTCGCTGGCAACGCGACCAGGCGCATCAGTTACTCTTACTTAGAAACGACTCCGGGATTAACCCGGCACTGGTGACCATGGTGAGAAATGGTCGATTACCCGAGGCCCGCGGTCAGGCGCTCTCGGTTTTATCACAATTGAACGGCTTAACTAAAAACGCTGTGCTCGGTGCCTTGAGTGATTCAGCTGCCGGAGTCAGGATTCAAGCACTCAAGTTGAGCACGACCTTCATCGAAGATGAGGAAATCTTAAATAAGATCATCGGCCTAGCCGATTATGACGATGCACAGGTTCGAATGCAGGTTGCTTACAGCTTGGGAGAATCCTCATCCACACTTGCCAGCGAGACCTTGCTCAAAATCGCCAAAGAAAACGCCACAGATGATTTGATGACTTCCGCCGTGCTTAGCTCCGCGATACCGCATCAATTAACCCTGGCAGTGAAATTAGGCAGCGATGTTCTGAATCCCGAGCTGAAACCTTTTCTAAGGGGCCTCATTCAGACTGCAACCGGGACCAAAAATCACACTGCCTTGCCCACCTTGCTAAATTCAATTTTAACCCGCACTACAGATCATCCTGTAATAAACAACCTCACCGCTTATCTGGACTATCGAACCGTGCTGAATAGATTCTCAAATGGTAGAAGTTGGGTAGCGAATCAAAATCAGGACCTGAACAGGAAAGAAGGGGAAATATTCACGACCGCCTATTCCATAGCAAATGACCCAAAAGCTACCACCGACCAGCGTAAACTAGCTTTGCAAGTTTTATCATTTCAGGAGGATGGAAAAGCAGCCAATACCGAATTAGCGTTTCAGCTTCTTGGACCCAGTAATCCAACCGAACTTCAACTCGCCTCAGTCGACAGCCTCGCACTACTTCTTGGAGCCCAAGCACCGGAGAAACTGTTGGAGAACTGGAAAGCTCATTCACCAAAAGTCCGCAGCAAAATCGTGGACACCCTACTCTCAAGAAACAACTGGACAATCGAGCTTCTTAAAACGGCTGCTATTCAAACCGACATCGCAAAATCGTTTTCTATCACTCAAAGTAACCAACTCAGCAATCATCGGGATCCCACTATCTCCCAACTTGCTGAAACCGTTTTCCAGCAAACAACCAACTCGAACCGTCAGCAGCTAATAGAAGATTACCAACCGGTTTTAAACCTGGTCGGAGATCCCAATGCGGGACGAGGCCACTTTACGAATTTGTGCTCAAGCTGCCATGCCATGGATGGAATCGGAGTCGATGTCGGCCCCAATCTAACGGCGCTTTCCGACAAATCATCACCAGCCTTGCTCATCGCTATCCTCGACCCAAATCGTGCGGTCGAAGATAAATTCAATCAGTTTATCGCAACAAGCACGAACAACGAAACCGCCGTAGGGATTCTTTCAGATGAATCAACGAGCAGCGTCACATTAACCACCACCGGTGGTCTCAAACAAACCATGCTCCGCCAAAATATGCGTTCGCTGGAAAGCAGCAGCATGTCCTTAATGCCGGAAGGTCTTGAACTGGGACTTGACCATCAAGCAATGGCAGATCTCCTGGCCTTTCTCAACGCATCGGATGACTCCCTCAAAATCCGGACCGACGCAGACGGATCCATCGGACTTACCGCGAACCGGGGCAAAGCAATGGGCCCCTCGGTTTACTACAACAGCGATCAGAGCTCCTTTGACTACGTTTCGGAAAGCGATACCCTCGAATGGACGGCCTACGACCTGAAAGCCGGTTACTACGATATCTTTGCCGATGCTGCTATGGCAGTAGAATATGCAGGACGTCCTTTTAAACTATCCATCAACGACAATTTTGTCACCGGAGCCGTGGTCTACTCCGGTGGAGTTGACAGATTCCGTCAGAGAAAATTTGGTAATGTCCTGATTGAGGAGGATATTCCCAAAGCGGTGTTTAAACTCCAACACCAGCTCGACGGCCCGCAATTGAGTCTGAGAGAATTGCGATTGATTCCGGTGCCCTAA
- a CDS encoding dienelactone hydrolase yields MITPISSVTVLILALSINFLTAKDSSYDPLKTLEDAIIETHDFVVKDKKRNREIPVKVYLPNSDSSSPVVLFSHGLGGSKDNNPYLGNHWAKRGYLAVFMQHAGSDESVWKGVKPREMMNALKKAASAENAKLRYEDVPALIDSLESWNSKKDHPLYQKLDLSIIGMSGHSFGAITTQAVSGQQAIGGLINYTEDRIKAAVAFSPSSPQIGKPERAFGKVKIPWMLMTGTKDISPVGNADLDSRLSVFPALPKGDKYELVLDGAEHSAFSERALSGDKQTRNPNHHKTILALSTAFWDAYLRKDKDAKAWLKSDQVRDVLEEEDRWQKK; encoded by the coding sequence ATGATTACACCAATCAGCTCAGTTACCGTTTTGATCCTGGCCTTAAGCATTAATTTTCTAACCGCAAAGGATAGTTCGTACGACCCATTAAAAACGTTAGAAGACGCCATAATCGAAACTCACGATTTCGTGGTGAAGGACAAAAAGCGTAACCGCGAGATTCCGGTAAAAGTCTATTTGCCAAACTCTGATTCATCGTCACCCGTTGTTCTGTTCAGTCATGGTTTGGGAGGTTCCAAGGATAATAATCCTTACCTTGGAAATCATTGGGCGAAGCGGGGATACCTTGCAGTCTTCATGCAACACGCTGGAAGTGACGAATCCGTATGGAAGGGTGTAAAACCTCGGGAAATGATGAACGCTTTGAAAAAAGCCGCTAGTGCGGAAAACGCTAAGCTACGCTATGAAGATGTGCCCGCGCTTATCGATTCATTAGAATCCTGGAATTCAAAAAAGGATCATCCACTTTATCAAAAACTCGACCTCTCAATTATCGGAATGTCAGGACACTCGTTTGGAGCGATTACAACCCAGGCGGTTAGTGGACAACAGGCAATAGGAGGATTGATCAATTATACAGAAGACCGCATCAAAGCCGCGGTCGCTTTTAGTCCTAGTAGCCCACAAATAGGAAAACCGGAACGAGCTTTTGGAAAAGTTAAAATCCCCTGGATGCTCATGACAGGCACAAAAGACATATCCCCGGTCGGCAATGCTGATCTTGACTCTCGACTGAGCGTATTCCCAGCACTCCCGAAGGGTGACAAATATGAATTGGTTCTCGACGGCGCGGAACACAGCGCCTTCTCAGAAAGAGCTTTGTCAGGTGACAAGCAAACACGGAACCCAAATCACCATAAAACGATACTCGCTCTGAGCACTGCGTTTTGGGACGCATATTTGAGAAAAGACAAAGACGCAAAAGCCTGGCTAAAAAGTGACCAGGTTCGGGACGTCCTTGAAGAAGAAGATCGCTGGCAGAAAAAGTAG
- a CDS encoding GyrI-like domain-containing protein, with the protein MNIEPRIEFSAEKRLIGHRLEMSLLENKTAQLWGRFMPRRNEIAGKVGSDFISMQVYNPANGSPFAPDTLFEKWAAVEVEESPVVPDGMELYHFNGGKYAVFDYQGPASGAPDLFRFIFFEWLPNSDFEIDDREHFEVLGESYSPADLAAQEEIWIPVK; encoded by the coding sequence ATGAATATTGAACCAAGAATCGAATTCTCAGCTGAAAAGCGACTGATAGGGCATCGGCTTGAGATGTCACTTCTGGAAAATAAGACGGCTCAATTATGGGGTCGGTTTATGCCTCGAAGGAATGAGATCGCAGGGAAAGTCGGTTCCGATTTTATTTCAATGCAGGTATACAATCCTGCGAACGGGTCGCCTTTCGCGCCTGATACCTTGTTCGAGAAATGGGCGGCGGTTGAAGTTGAAGAATCGCCGGTGGTTCCGGATGGCATGGAGCTCTATCATTTCAATGGTGGGAAATATGCGGTATTTGATTATCAAGGTCCAGCGAGTGGGGCACCTGATTTATTTCGCTTCATCTTTTTTGAGTGGTTACCGAACTCGGATTTCGAAATAGATGATCGAGAGCATTTCGAAGTGTTAGGTGAAAGCTATTCTCCAGCCGACCTCGCAGCTCAGGAGGAAATTTGGATTCCTGTTAAATGA
- a CDS encoding rhodanese-like domain-containing protein, giving the protein MKIQSRFTLLPIILLSLLTGFTACSEKAASETVEIKVVDVQPDEAAKRLANESIVVLDVRTPEEVAMGRIPGSININITGPDFSEGIAKLDSSKTYMVHCAAGSVGGRSRRSIDALEAIGVKNVYHLEGGFAGWLTAKNEVEVPGK; this is encoded by the coding sequence ATGAAAATTCAATCACGCTTCACCCTACTCCCCATTATCCTTCTTTCTCTCCTAACTGGATTTACTGCTTGTAGCGAAAAGGCTGCTTCAGAAACGGTTGAGATCAAGGTCGTCGATGTTCAACCTGACGAGGCTGCAAAAAGATTAGCCAACGAATCCATTGTTGTTCTTGATGTTCGGACGCCTGAGGAGGTTGCTATGGGTCGAATACCTGGATCAATAAATATCAATATTACCGGTCCTGACTTTAGTGAAGGGATTGCAAAGTTAGATTCTTCAAAAACCTATATGGTCCATTGTGCAGCCGGAAGCGTTGGAGGAAGAAGCCGTCGTTCTATAGATGCCCTCGAGGCGATTGGAGTTAAGAACGTCTACCACCTGGAAGGCGGTTTTGCTGGTTGGTTGACCGCAAAGAACGAGGTCGAAGTTCCAGGAAAATAA
- a CDS encoding nitroreductase family protein, whose protein sequence is MNVSESVKIVDKVISERKTLKVLTEDQYLFSLASSIVEELLEAASWAPFHRPAAKSHCKSSELSSMVPWRFYILNGKNCRSLRQTLLEGGDSTKIPAMLLAATNLIQVTWLPDPKKSDNDLLYEPTLENMEHIAAASSAIQNLLIAATAREIQTYWSSGGGLRNAETMKLLGIPEEEILLGSIFLFGPITVGSKTAPGKLRNHRGERRTWSKWVEL, encoded by the coding sequence ATGAACGTTTCTGAGTCTGTTAAAATTGTTGATAAAGTAATAAGTGAAAGAAAGACCCTCAAGGTACTCACCGAAGATCAGTATTTATTTTCCTTAGCTTCCTCAATTGTCGAAGAACTTTTGGAAGCGGCGAGCTGGGCTCCGTTTCACCGTCCAGCAGCCAAGTCGCATTGTAAATCTTCAGAACTCAGCTCAATGGTTCCCTGGCGATTTTATATCCTTAATGGGAAGAACTGCAGAAGCCTAAGACAAACTCTGCTAGAAGGGGGTGATTCTACCAAGATACCAGCCATGCTTTTAGCTGCAACAAACTTGATCCAGGTAACCTGGTTGCCCGATCCGAAAAAATCTGACAATGACCTTCTCTACGAGCCGACCCTGGAAAACATGGAGCACATCGCAGCTGCGTCTTCAGCGATTCAGAATTTACTTATCGCTGCCACAGCTCGTGAAATCCAGACTTATTGGTCCAGTGGTGGAGGTCTAAGAAATGCTGAAACGATGAAACTGCTAGGAATTCCAGAAGAAGAAATTCTTCTCGGCTCCATATTCCTCTTCGGGCCGATAACAGTTGGTAGTAAAACAGCACCCGGTAAACTGAGGAACCATAGAGGTGAGCGGAGAACCTGGTCAAAATGGGTCGAACTTTGA
- a CDS encoding Gfo/Idh/MocA family oxidoreductase, giving the protein MSDSLPSFSNSLEPTKTLSRRAFLASTVVAAPMILASGVLGANGRPGANERIVTGHIGVGGKGSSHLKSIGEHVGALCDVDAHQVEKAAQLVGRAVPIYSDYRHLLERKDLDAIVIAAPDHWHALMMIHACEAGKDVYVEKPACKYIEEGRAMVRTAQRTKQIVQVGSQGRCHPGAAALKAFIKSGAIGRVTRVECWHNDNPIGGDPMKTTNPPPQLDWDMWLGPAAMRAYNPDYCHRNFRWMIDLGGGQIRDRGAHVFNLISWILELDRTGPSRIEAKGKVPETGIWNCPTNFEVTYEFKKPDISIHWAQPGERAADFEFGAVYHGTNGKTVVRGGDGRVFLDDQVIAFANSNEMPYELPKGVPAHNLNLENWFDCIKTRKTPIMDIESGHRVASMCILANLAYRLERPIEWNAGRERFDNDKAANLLLGTPGRGKYNLLYA; this is encoded by the coding sequence ATGTCTGATTCCCTACCTTCATTTTCCAATTCCCTTGAACCCACTAAAACGCTTTCCCGAAGAGCTTTTCTTGCCAGCACCGTGGTTGCCGCACCCATGATTTTGGCAAGCGGAGTATTGGGTGCCAATGGTCGGCCCGGTGCTAATGAACGTATTGTTACCGGGCACATCGGCGTAGGTGGCAAGGGTAGTAGCCATTTGAAAAGTATCGGCGAGCATGTGGGTGCATTGTGCGATGTGGATGCTCATCAAGTTGAGAAAGCCGCGCAACTCGTAGGTCGAGCCGTTCCCATATACTCCGACTATCGGCACCTGTTGGAACGGAAGGATTTGGATGCGATTGTGATCGCGGCGCCGGATCACTGGCATGCATTAATGATGATTCACGCCTGCGAAGCGGGTAAGGACGTATATGTTGAAAAGCCCGCTTGTAAATATATCGAAGAAGGCCGGGCCATGGTGCGAACAGCGCAGCGCACAAAACAAATTGTTCAGGTCGGTTCTCAAGGACGTTGTCACCCTGGTGCGGCGGCGTTAAAAGCTTTTATCAAAAGCGGTGCAATCGGGCGAGTTACCCGCGTCGAATGTTGGCACAACGATAATCCGATCGGTGGCGACCCTATGAAAACAACGAACCCTCCACCTCAATTGGACTGGGATATGTGGTTGGGTCCTGCCGCGATGCGTGCTTACAATCCGGATTATTGTCATCGGAATTTCCGTTGGATGATTGATTTGGGAGGAGGGCAAATCCGTGACCGTGGTGCTCATGTTTTCAATCTTATTTCCTGGATTCTGGAACTGGACCGCACTGGACCGTCCCGCATCGAAGCGAAGGGTAAAGTCCCTGAAACGGGCATCTGGAATTGTCCCACAAATTTTGAAGTTACCTACGAGTTTAAAAAACCTGACATCAGCATTCACTGGGCACAACCGGGGGAGCGCGCAGCCGATTTTGAATTTGGAGCGGTCTACCACGGGACCAATGGGAAAACGGTTGTTCGTGGAGGTGATGGGCGAGTGTTTTTAGATGATCAAGTGATCGCTTTTGCCAACTCCAACGAAATGCCCTACGAATTGCCCAAAGGAGTTCCCGCTCATAACCTCAATCTGGAAAATTGGTTTGATTGTATCAAAACCAGGAAGACACCTATCATGGACATTGAATCCGGTCATCGGGTGGCAAGTATGTGTATTTTGGCAAACTTGGCTTATCGGCTGGAGAGACCTATTGAGTGGAATGCTGGCCGTGAACGATTCGATAACGACAAAGCGGCAAACTTGCTTCTGGGAACTCCAGGGCGGGGAAAATATAATTTGTTGTATGCTTGA
- a CDS encoding cytochrome P450 — translation MIRKLKLKTQALVSIAFLWLKAQRYLFSKYELPPGRLIQLYAKERLNRNLILQLTERYGPIFKGRNANNFLTCIVDLPMAHQFLLEFKNDMHMPTVNLESLFPKGFLRQLEGDDHKKYRSALIQGISPEIMNQNSNAHAEIAKIALKEYVGKTANGANDPEAYIETLHNISTGMLLNIFFGLDANSSDYRWVMEKYSLLGNTQFNFDIGEQQTTAFNEIRDFLLQRNKDVLSVNASSILGNMHALDLVDETSLGNLIYMVEMGRHDMVGLFRWMSKFASNHPEILLEIAREDADLASEEINTTRAFVLETLRLNQIERLIRVLDRDLHYNNFIIPKGSFVRICLWEAHKNPKIFPEPFAFRPGRFLETNFSLKEYAPFGIGHHCCPLAQTALRMSMILIKTIATHYQVEAHGDGPACRERSHWEPAKSFTVKFMPIQ, via the coding sequence ATGATCAGAAAACTTAAGTTAAAAACCCAGGCTCTGGTTTCTATAGCATTTTTGTGGCTAAAGGCCCAACGCTACTTGTTTTCAAAATACGAATTGCCACCTGGGCGGCTCATTCAACTCTATGCAAAGGAGCGCTTGAACCGGAACTTGATTCTCCAGCTAACAGAACGATACGGTCCCATTTTTAAAGGAAGAAACGCTAATAATTTTCTCACCTGCATTGTCGACCTGCCAATGGCTCATCAGTTCTTACTCGAATTTAAGAATGATATGCACATGCCAACCGTAAATCTGGAATCTCTATTTCCTAAAGGATTCCTTCGGCAGTTAGAAGGAGACGATCACAAAAAGTATAGAAGCGCTTTGATCCAAGGAATCTCCCCGGAAATCATGAATCAAAATTCAAATGCACACGCCGAAATAGCCAAAATCGCCCTGAAAGAATACGTGGGAAAAACTGCGAACGGAGCAAACGATCCAGAAGCTTATATTGAAACACTGCATAACATTTCAACCGGTATGCTTTTAAACATTTTCTTCGGCTTGGATGCGAATTCGTCTGACTACCGCTGGGTAATGGAAAAATACAGCTTGTTGGGAAACACCCAATTTAATTTTGACATTGGGGAACAGCAAACAACCGCCTTTAACGAAATCAGGGATTTCCTTCTACAAAGGAACAAAGACGTTTTGTCGGTAAACGCTTCAAGTATTCTTGGAAATATGCATGCGCTTGATCTGGTCGATGAGACCAGCCTCGGCAACCTCATATACATGGTCGAGATGGGACGTCACGACATGGTTGGGCTCTTTCGTTGGATGTCCAAGTTTGCCAGCAATCATCCGGAAATCTTATTAGAAATTGCCAGAGAAGATGCCGACCTTGCCAGCGAAGAAATAAACACAACGCGGGCATTTGTTTTGGAAACCTTACGTTTAAATCAGATAGAGCGCCTTATACGGGTTCTGGATCGCGATTTGCATTATAATAATTTCATAATTCCAAAGGGATCTTTTGTTCGCATCTGTTTATGGGAAGCTCATAAAAACCCTAAGATATTTCCGGAGCCATTTGCCTTTCGGCCAGGTCGCTTTCTTGAAACTAATTTTTCATTAAAAGAATACGCTCCATTTGGCATTGGCCATCATTGTTGCCCATTGGCTCAAACAGCACTACGCATGAGCATGATTCTTATCAAAACCATAGCAACGCATTATCAGGTAGAGGCTCATGGTGACGGTCCCGCCTGCCGAGAAAGGTCACATTGGGAACCTGCAAAAAGTTTCACCGTAAAATTCATGCCAATTCAATGA